One window from the genome of Perca flavescens isolate YP-PL-M2 chromosome 17, PFLA_1.0, whole genome shotgun sequence encodes:
- the LOC114572063 gene encoding Kv channel-interacting protein 2 isoform X1: MKAKNRDQSLSDSRELDGSYDQLTGNPATSQNKKTIKQRFLKLLPCCKPTVAPSISQNSVEDDFELSTVCHRPESMDKLQEQTKFTKKELQVLYRGFKNECPSGAVNEENFKIIYSQFFPQGDSSMYAHFLFEAFDTNKNGSVSFEDFVFGLSIILRGTINDRLNWAFNLYDLNKDGCITKEEMLDIMKSIYDMMGKYTYPTMQDDVPREHVESFFQKMDRNKDGVVTIEEFIETCKKDENIMQSMQLFDNVI; this comes from the exons GTAATCCTGCCACcagccaaaacaaaaaaaccatAAAGCAGCGATTCCTCAAGCTGCTGCCATGCTGCAAGCCCACGGTTGCCCCCTCAATCAGTCAAA ACAGCGTGGAAGATGACTTTGAGTTATCCACTGTGTGTCATCGCCCTGAAAGCATGGACAAGCTGCAAGAGCAGACTAAGTTCACCAAGAAGGAGCTGCAAGTCCTCTACAGGGGCTTCAAAAAT GAGTGTCCAAGTGGTGCGGTGAATGAGGAGAACTTTAAGATCATTTACTCCCAGTTCTTTCCACAGGGAG ATTCAAGTATGTATGCACATTTCCTGTTTGAAGCCTTCGACACTAACAAGAACGGCTCAGTTAGTTTCGAG GACTTTGTATTTGGTCTGTCTATCATCCTGAGAGGGACTATTAATGACCGGTTAAACTGGGCGTTCAACCTCTATGACCtaaacaaagatggctgcatcaccaaagag GAGATGTTGGACATCATGAAGTCCATCTATGACATGATGGGGAAGTACACATACCCCACTATGCAGGACGATGTTCCAAGAGAACACGTGGAGAGCTTCTTCCAG aaaatgGACCGGAATAAAGACGGGGTGGTCACCATAGAAGAGTTCATCGAGACATGCAAAAAG GATGAGAACATCATGCAGTCCATGCAGCTGTTTGACAATGTCATCTAA
- the cox15 gene encoding heme A synthase COX15 isoform X2 translates to MHIMQYYWAIRKRSPLLRQWLVKRGQSTFTAEAGASSTPAAAIVPNAATNRIVGRWLLGCSGLVVGAIVLGGVTRLTESGLSMVDWHLVREMRPPQSQAEWEAEFSKYQQFPEFKIMNHDMTLPEFKFIFYMEWGHRMWGRLVGLAYILPTIYFWRKGYFTRSMKGKVIGLCGFVFFQGLLGWYMVKSGLEEKPESHDIPRVSQYRLSAHLGSALLLYCASLWTGLTLLLPAQKVAETKRLMQLRRFAKGTGGLVFLTALSGAFVAGLDAGLVYNSFPKMGDRWIPDDLLAFSPSLKNIFENPTTVQFDHRILAISSLTAITGLYLFSRRMVLPRRAKIAISLLTAMAYGQVALGISTLLLYVPTPLAATHQSGSVALLSLAIWVLAELRKMPK, encoded by the exons ATGCACATTATGCAGTACTACTGGGCCATTAGGAAG CGGAGTCCACTGCTACGGCAATGGCTTGTGAAGAGAGGTCAGAGCACTTTCACAGCGGAGGCAGGGGCCTCCTCCACCCCGGCAGCAGCTATTGTCCCCAACGCTGCCACAAATCGCATAGTAGGACGATGGTTACTCGGCTGCAGCGGGCTGGTGGTTGGGGCTATTGTCTTGGGTGGTGTCACAAG GCTAACAGAATCTGGGCTTTCGATGGTTGACTGGCATCTAGTGAGAGAGATGAGGCCACCTCAGTCCCAAGCAGAGTGGGAGGCTGAGTTTTCCAAGTACCAACAGTTTCCTGAATTCAAAAT AATGAACCATGACATGACGCTGCCAGAGTTTAAGTTCATCTTCTACATGGAGTGGGGTCATCGTATGTGGGGAAGGCTGGTTGGACTTGCATACATCCTCCCTACCATTTACTTCTGGAGGAAAGGATACTTCACTCGCTCCATGAAGGGAAAAGTGATTGGGCTTTGTGGATTTGTTTTCTTCCAG GGCCTTTTGGGGTGGTACATGGTAAAAAGCGGTCTGGAGGAGAAGCCTGAGTCTCATGACATCCCGCGAGTCAGCCAGTATCGTCTGAGTGCTCACCTTGGTTCTGCCTTGTTGCTTTACTGCGCCAGTCTCTGGACAGGGCTCACTCTGCTGCTGCCTGCACAAAAG GTGGCAGAAACCAAACGTCTCATGCAGCTTAGGAGGTTTGCCAAGGGTACTGGTGGACTCGTCTTCCTTACTGCTCTTTCAG GGGCTTTTGTTGCTGGTTTGGATGCTGGGCTGGTGTATAACTCCTTCCCTAAAATGGGAGATCGGTGGATTCCAGATGATCTTCTGGCATTCTCTCCAAGCCTCAAGAACATCTTTGAAAATCCCACGACTGTGCAGTTTGACCACAGAATTTTG gcAATCTCGTCTTTGACCGCGATTACAGGCCTCTATCTGTTCTCAAGGAGGATGGTGCTGCCCAGGAGGGCTAAGATCGCCATCAGCCTCCTCACAGCAATGGCATATGGACAG GTTGCCCTTGGTATCAGCACCCTGTTACTCTATGTGCCTACTCCACTGGCAGCAACTCACCAGTCTGGCTCTGTGGCTCTTCTCTCACTAGCCATTTGGGTTCTGGCAGAGCTCCGCAAGATGCCCAAGTGA
- the cox15 gene encoding heme A synthase COX15 isoform X1, which yields MFLSSIRTTIFCGCRNAGKGFQHRSRSPLLRQWLVKRGQSTFTAEAGASSTPAAAIVPNAATNRIVGRWLLGCSGLVVGAIVLGGVTRLTESGLSMVDWHLVREMRPPQSQAEWEAEFSKYQQFPEFKIMNHDMTLPEFKFIFYMEWGHRMWGRLVGLAYILPTIYFWRKGYFTRSMKGKVIGLCGFVFFQGLLGWYMVKSGLEEKPESHDIPRVSQYRLSAHLGSALLLYCASLWTGLTLLLPAQKVAETKRLMQLRRFAKGTGGLVFLTALSGAFVAGLDAGLVYNSFPKMGDRWIPDDLLAFSPSLKNIFENPTTVQFDHRILAISSLTAITGLYLFSRRMVLPRRAKIAISLLTAMAYGQVALGISTLLLYVPTPLAATHQSGSVALLSLAIWVLAELRKMPK from the exons ATGTTTCTCTCTTCAATACGGACAACCATTTTTTGCGGTTGCAGAAATGCCGGCAAGGGATTTCAACACAGGAGT CGGAGTCCACTGCTACGGCAATGGCTTGTGAAGAGAGGTCAGAGCACTTTCACAGCGGAGGCAGGGGCCTCCTCCACCCCGGCAGCAGCTATTGTCCCCAACGCTGCCACAAATCGCATAGTAGGACGATGGTTACTCGGCTGCAGCGGGCTGGTGGTTGGGGCTATTGTCTTGGGTGGTGTCACAAG GCTAACAGAATCTGGGCTTTCGATGGTTGACTGGCATCTAGTGAGAGAGATGAGGCCACCTCAGTCCCAAGCAGAGTGGGAGGCTGAGTTTTCCAAGTACCAACAGTTTCCTGAATTCAAAAT AATGAACCATGACATGACGCTGCCAGAGTTTAAGTTCATCTTCTACATGGAGTGGGGTCATCGTATGTGGGGAAGGCTGGTTGGACTTGCATACATCCTCCCTACCATTTACTTCTGGAGGAAAGGATACTTCACTCGCTCCATGAAGGGAAAAGTGATTGGGCTTTGTGGATTTGTTTTCTTCCAG GGCCTTTTGGGGTGGTACATGGTAAAAAGCGGTCTGGAGGAGAAGCCTGAGTCTCATGACATCCCGCGAGTCAGCCAGTATCGTCTGAGTGCTCACCTTGGTTCTGCCTTGTTGCTTTACTGCGCCAGTCTCTGGACAGGGCTCACTCTGCTGCTGCCTGCACAAAAG GTGGCAGAAACCAAACGTCTCATGCAGCTTAGGAGGTTTGCCAAGGGTACTGGTGGACTCGTCTTCCTTACTGCTCTTTCAG GGGCTTTTGTTGCTGGTTTGGATGCTGGGCTGGTGTATAACTCCTTCCCTAAAATGGGAGATCGGTGGATTCCAGATGATCTTCTGGCATTCTCTCCAAGCCTCAAGAACATCTTTGAAAATCCCACGACTGTGCAGTTTGACCACAGAATTTTG gcAATCTCGTCTTTGACCGCGATTACAGGCCTCTATCTGTTCTCAAGGAGGATGGTGCTGCCCAGGAGGGCTAAGATCGCCATCAGCCTCCTCACAGCAATGGCATATGGACAG GTTGCCCTTGGTATCAGCACCCTGTTACTCTATGTGCCTACTCCACTGGCAGCAACTCACCAGTCTGGCTCTGTGGCTCTTCTCTCACTAGCCATTTGGGTTCTGGCAGAGCTCCGCAAGATGCCCAAGTGA
- the cutc gene encoding copper homeostasis protein cutC homolog isoform X1: MTSQEIQQIWTKGLQTVRMAESFLMEACVDSVESAVNAERGGAGRLELCSSLLEGGLTPSQGLLQVVKQNVKIPVYVMIRPRGGDFLYSDQEVEVMRKDIELMKSHGADGLVLGALTEDGQVDAELCMELLAAARPLPITFHRAFDMVNDPVVALETLISLGFQRLLTSGCDNSALEGLPLIKRLIEQAKGRIAIMPGGGINERNLQRILEGSGAEEFHCSARSSRDSAMKFRNTCVTMGATFSAPEYGLKVTDVRKVRTLNAIAGNTM, from the exons ATGACCAGTCAAGAGATTCAGCAGATCTGGACAAAAGGATTGCAG ACTGTCAGGATGGCAGAGAGTTTTTTAATGGAAGCGTGTGTGGACTCCGTGGAGTCTGCTGTCAATGCTGAACGAGGAG GTGCAGGTCGACTTGAACTGTGTTCTAGTCTTCTGGAGGGAGGACTCACTCCCAGTCAAG GTCTGTTGCAGGTTGTGAAGCAGAATGTCAAAATTCCAGTCTATGTGATGATAAGGCCTCGTGGGGGGGACTTCCTGTACTCAGACCAGGAAGTGGAGGTGATGAGGAAGGACATAGAGCTGATGAAGAGCCACGGGGCCGACGGACTAGTGCTGGGAGCCCTGACAGAGGATGGACAGGTGGACGCGGAGCTCTGTATGGAGTTACTGG CTGCTGCTCGACCTTTGCCCATCACCTTCCACCGAG CTTTTGACATGGTTAATGACCCAGTGGTTGCTCTGGAGACACTGATATCATTAGGGTTCCAGCGTCTGTTGACAAGTGGCTGTGACAATTCTGCTTTGGAGGGACTCCCTCTCATTAAACGGCTCATTGAACAA GCTAAAGGGAGAATTGCCATCATGCCAg GAGGGGGTATTAATGAGAGGAACCTGCAGAGAATTTTAGAGGGGTCGGGAGCTGAAGAGTTTCACTGCTCAGCCCGCTCCAGTAGGGATTCTGCCATGAAGTTCAG GAACACCTGTGTGACGATGGGAGCTACTTTCTCAGCACCTGAGTACGGCCTGAAGGTGACAGATGTGAGAAAGGTCCGCACTCTTAATGCAATAGCCGGAAATACCATGTAA
- the cutc gene encoding copper homeostasis protein cutC homolog isoform X2: MAESFLMEACVDSVESAVNAERGGAGRLELCSSLLEGGLTPSQGLLQVVKQNVKIPVYVMIRPRGGDFLYSDQEVEVMRKDIELMKSHGADGLVLGALTEDGQVDAELCMELLAAARPLPITFHRAFDMVNDPVVALETLISLGFQRLLTSGCDNSALEGLPLIKRLIEQAKGRIAIMPGGGINERNLQRILEGSGAEEFHCSARSSRDSAMKFRNTCVTMGATFSAPEYGLKVTDVRKVRTLNAIAGNTM, from the exons ATGGCAGAGAGTTTTTTAATGGAAGCGTGTGTGGACTCCGTGGAGTCTGCTGTCAATGCTGAACGAGGAG GTGCAGGTCGACTTGAACTGTGTTCTAGTCTTCTGGAGGGAGGACTCACTCCCAGTCAAG GTCTGTTGCAGGTTGTGAAGCAGAATGTCAAAATTCCAGTCTATGTGATGATAAGGCCTCGTGGGGGGGACTTCCTGTACTCAGACCAGGAAGTGGAGGTGATGAGGAAGGACATAGAGCTGATGAAGAGCCACGGGGCCGACGGACTAGTGCTGGGAGCCCTGACAGAGGATGGACAGGTGGACGCGGAGCTCTGTATGGAGTTACTGG CTGCTGCTCGACCTTTGCCCATCACCTTCCACCGAG CTTTTGACATGGTTAATGACCCAGTGGTTGCTCTGGAGACACTGATATCATTAGGGTTCCAGCGTCTGTTGACAAGTGGCTGTGACAATTCTGCTTTGGAGGGACTCCCTCTCATTAAACGGCTCATTGAACAA GCTAAAGGGAGAATTGCCATCATGCCAg GAGGGGGTATTAATGAGAGGAACCTGCAGAGAATTTTAGAGGGGTCGGGAGCTGAAGAGTTTCACTGCTCAGCCCGCTCCAGTAGGGATTCTGCCATGAAGTTCAG GAACACCTGTGTGACGATGGGAGCTACTTTCTCAGCACCTGAGTACGGCCTGAAGGTGACAGATGTGAGAAAGGTCCGCACTCTTAATGCAATAGCCGGAAATACCATGTAA